The Photobacterium sanguinicancri genome includes the window ACCACGTAGAAGAACACCAACGTTCTCACCAGCACGGCCTTCGTCAAGAAGTTTACGGAACATCTCAACACCAGTACAAGTACTAACAGTAGTCTCACGGATACCGATGATAGCTACTTCGTCACCTACAGTGATGATACCTTGCTCAACACGACCAGTTACAACAGTACCACGGCCTTGGATTGAGAATACATCTTCGATTGGAAGGATGAACGGCAGATCAATAGCACGCTCTGGTTCTGGGATGTAAGAATCTAGTGCTTCTGCTAGCTCAACAATCTTGTCTTCCCACTGTTGTTCGCCGTTTAGAGCGCCAAGAGCAGAACCCATGATTACTGGGCAATCATCGCCAGGGAATTCGTATTCAGAAAGAAGTTCACGAACTTCCATTTCTACTAGTTCTAGTAGCTCTTCATCATCAACCATGTCACATTTGTTCATGAATACGATGATGTAAGGGATACCAACTTGACGACCAAGAAGGATGTGCTCACGCGTCTGTGGCATAGGGCCATCAGTTGCAGCAACAACTAGGATACCGCCGTCCATTTGAGCAGCACCAGTGATCATGTTTTTAACGTAATCGGCGTGTCCAGGACAGTCAACGTGTGCATAGTGACGGCTTGGAGTATCGTACTCAACGTGAGAAGTTGAGATTGTGATACCGCGCTCGCGCTCTTCAGGAGCGTTATCGATAGATGCGAAATCTTTAGCAACACCACCGTACACTTTTGCAAGTGTAGTACAGATAGCAGCTGTTAGAGTTGTTTTACCGTGGTCAACGTGGCCGATAGTACCAACGTTAACGTGCGGTTTTACGCGTTCAAATTTTTCTTTAGACATGGATAGTCCCTCTAGGCACGGTATTTGGTGGCATTACGACCACACAACCAATCATGGGTTTGTAGAGTATATATCAAATGTTTGAGAGTAACTTGGGAGGAGTGGTGCTAATAGGCAGAGTCGAACTGCCGACCTCACCCTTACCAAGGGTGCGCTCTACCAACTGAGCTATATCAGCACACAAAAGTGTGGAGCGGGCAGCGGGAATCGAACCCGCATCATCAGCTTGGAAGGCTGAGGTAATAGCCATTATACGATGCCCGCAAAACTCGTAACTCGTAGAGCTATTCAAACGTTTGAAAATGGTGGAGGGAGATGGATTCGAACCATCGAAGGCAGAGCCGACAGATTTACAATCTGTTCCCTTTGGCCACTCGGGAACCCCTCCAGGGGTGTAGCAAAAAACTGGTGCCGACTACCGGAATCGAACTGGTGACCTACTGATTACAAGTCAGTTGCTCTACCTACTGAGCTAAGTCGGCGTAATTGCTGCGCATTCTAGTGAATGCGTATAAATCTTGCAATACCTTTTAGTGATTTTTTCTGCTTTTTTTAGTGACTGTTTATTTTATAGCCACTAACGGCATTTTGCATAAAGAGCGAGCCCTTCAAGTACCAACTCAGATTTATGTCGGTAATGCTTCGCCCATGAAACGGGCAAATGACGAACACCACCACCACATAAAATCACTTCAGGCTCCGCGCCTAATCTGTCTTTTGCTTGTTTGAGGCCGTATTCAATCAATCCAAGTAACGCAGCTCTACAGCCGTTTTTAAGACCATCGGCTGTATTATCGGAGAACGTTAATGTTTCACTGTGTTCACGATCTGAAAATACTTTAGTCGTATTTTCTAATACTGACTTCATCATTAACTGGTAACCAGGAGCGATCCAACCACCGAGATGTTTCCCGTCGTCAGACATCACATCGAATGTTAGAGCGGTACCGATATCGACAATGACTGTTGGCTTTTTGAATTCTTGACGAATAGCAACCAGCGTCAACCAGCGATCAACGCCCAGATATTGGTACTCAGCATAGGCATTTTTTACACCAAAGTCTTTACGCAGTGTTTTAACTTGAAGCACTGGTATATTGGCCAGCTGCGCGATACGTTGAATGGAGTTATCGACTTCAACAGGACCAACACTCGCGAAAACAATCCTGTGAATTCCGTTTTCTAGCAGGGGTTCTAATACCATTTCTAGCTTTTTGCTAGGATAGCGTCCTAATAATTCCAGTTCGCCAGTTTGAAATAATTGGGCCACTTTCACATAAGTGTTACCCGCTTCTATTAGTAATTGCATCAACAACCTCTGAGGCTGATTTCACCACCGATATAAGGCGTTACACCCTGCTCGGTTTCTAGTAATAACCCACCCTGTTTATCGATACCGCGGGCAATTCCTTCGACCACACGCTCTCCAATCAATAACTTTACAGGGCGATTCAAAAAATTATCGTACTCATTCCAGCGTTCGACAAAACCTGCAAGACCAACTTGCTCATATTCCAATAACGTTTGCTGAAGCTGGGCGATCAAATTAGCTGCGAGTAAATTCCGCGAAGGTAAGCTCTCACACGCATCAGCTAAATTCGTCCATAGTTGATCGATATGCTCACCTTCACGATCTGGCATTGCTATATTTAATCCCATCCCAATGACTATATGCGCAGCATCACCCGCCTGCCCTGTCATTTCAGTCAGGATCCCAGCTAACTTTTTGTCCTGAAAGTACAAATCATTTGGCCATTTTAGCTTAATACTCTGCGCACCAAGAGAGGTCAATGTGTCAGCGATGGCAATACCAACAACGAGGCTTAATCCCATCGCTGCAGCCATCCCTGCATCGAGACGCCAATACATGGACAAATACAAGTTACTACCAAAAGGCGATAACCATTGTCGACCTCGACGCCCTCGCCCGGCCTGTTGGTACTCAGCCAAACAAACCGAACCACTTGGTAATTGACCTACACGATCCAGTAAATACTGATTGGTAGAATCAATAACAGGAAGCAAGCTTAAGTGTGAGCACTTTACCTGAGCCAAAATCTTATCGCAATCAAGCAGTTCCAGCTCTTTAGCCAAACAGTAGCCTTTACCTTGCACTCGAAAAATATCTAAGCCCCAACTTTGCAGTGTTTTGATATGTTTACTAATTGCAGCTCGAGAGATACCAATAGCTTGGCCTAATGTCTCTCCCGAATGAAAAGAACCATCAGATAATGCACGTATAAGTGCCAAGCGTGTCGCATGCTCTTTCATCGTATAACCTCAGCCAAATGCGTTTCGGCTGTCGCTGACATGAAGCGCACCTCATGCTCTAAGAGAATGCCAAATTTCTGTTTTACCTGCTCAACAACATAAGCGGCTAGCTGTGTGACATCTTTCGACGTTGCTGTACCTGTATTGATCAATACCAAAGCTTGCTGCTGATGCACTTTTGCACCACCAATCTGATGTCCTTTCAGCCCGCACTGTTCAATCAACCAGCCAGCTGCGAGTTTACACTCCGTATCCGACACACCATAACTTGGTAAATTAGAGTAAGAAACCAAAATCTTGTCGCGCTGGGCAACAGCAATGACAGGGTTTTTAAAAAAGCTTCCTGCATTACCTATCACATTTGGATCTGGCAGTTTTTCTTGGCGGATACTACACACACGCTCGAAAATATCACGGGCAGTCACAAAGTCGCTCTCTAGTTCAGATAGTGGACCATATGATAACTTCGGCTGCCACTGCCGCTCTAGTAGCAATCCAACAGCAATTATGGCTTTATTTTCTTTATGAGCATGCTTGAAAATAGAATCTCGATATCCAAATAAGCACTGACTATTAGATAAGCGTTGCTGCTCTCCGGTGACAAGGTCAAGCACATCAACATATTCACAAACATCTTTTAGCTCAACACCGTAAGCGCCAATATTTTGAATAGGCGACGAACCAACACAACCAGGGATCAACGCTAAATTTTCTAAGCCAGGCATATTATTATCAACCGTCCATTCAACCAGTTGATGCCAATCCTCACCCGCGCCAACATGAAGGTGAAAGCCCTGCTTCGATTCAGTAGTTGTGATACCTTTAATACGGTTAAGTACAACAACGCCTTGGAAAGGGACGGTAAATAACATATTACTTCCCTGCCCTAACAATAGCTTAGGTTGGTTCTGATACTCTTCACTCTGCCAAATTGAAAGTATATCCGTCGGGCTATTAGCCTCGATGATAACATCAGCGTTCACATCCAAATGGAATGTATGAAAAGGGGCAAGCGACCTTTCTGGCAAAATATTCATGCGTCTATCGAACCATACCTTTGTATAATATTCGTTGCATTTTAACCGATTCATTCAATCAACGCAGTGTTTTCCCATGAGTAAGCTAAGTTTCCACATATTACAACCTATCCGCTTCCCTCTTATTAATCGTCTATACAAGAGCTACTACCCTGCAGGAAAAGCAAAGAGAGATGAAACAATATGGATCGGCGAAGATGAATCGAACATCGTATGTTGTGTTCGTTTCAAAGCAATCGAAGGTATTCAATTGCTAACAGGGATGCTTGTGAAACCAGATTTTCGAGGACAAAGAATCAGCGAGCAATTACTAGTAGCTACTATAGAACAAATTGAGGAACAACCATGCTACTGCTTTGCTTTTAGCCATCTTGTCACCTTATACCAGAAGGCTAATTTTGTTGTCATCAATGATAATGAATTACCCCACTTCCTTGCATCTCGATTCAAACGCTACAGTGATAGTGGTAAAAGCCTTGTACCTATGATTTATCAAAAACCTGCGTTAAGTCAGAACTAAGGCTAACTCTGCTATACATGTGATGGTGTTTAATCTTTTTCTGATATAATTGCCCATCAAATTAACAGATTTATATCGTATAGGCCGCGAAACGAGGCGATGATGGATTCAGCTACAGTCAATAGACAGCTCATTGAGCAATTACCACGTATTGCACACAAACCGGAAGACCTTGAAACCCTGCTAGATGCGGGTTCCTTTCGTGAACGTTTACTGAGTGAGATTGCACAAGCAAAACATCGCATTTATCTTGTGGCTCTTTATTTACAAGATGATGAAGCTGGCCGTAGCGTACTGCAAGCCTTATACGATGCTAAGCAAGCTAACCCAGAGTTAGATATTAAGGTCTTGGTTGATTGGCACCGCGCCCAACGTGGGCTAATTGGGGCTGAAAAATCAGATGGTAATGCAGCCCTATATCGTGAATTTGCGGAGAAACACCAATTCCAAATTGAAGTGTTAGGCGTCCCTGTTCGTAATCGCGAAGTCTTTGGCGTACTGCACCTCAAAGGTTTTGTGATCGATAATAGCGTGATCTATAGCGGAGCAAGTCTAAATGACATTTATCTTGCTCAGCATAATCGTTACCGCTATGACCGCTACCACGTCATTCGCAATCAACACTTAGCAAATAGCATGGCTAACTTTATCAGTAACGTGTTAGTTGATAGCGATGCCGTTAATTGCCTCAATCAAAAAAACAGACCTGAAACTAAAAACCTCAAGGGAGCTATTCGAAAACTGCGTGGCTCACTACAGCGTGCAAGTTACGAGTTTGATGCGGAAACGATTGATGACAATCAAGTAGGGTTAACCCCTCTCGTTGGATTAGGCAAACGAAAGAATAAGCTTAATCGCCATATCTGTACGCTTATTGCAAGTGCTCAAACAGAGCTGACAATCTGCACACCTTACTTTAACTTCCCTCGTAGCATTAGCAGTGAAGTTCGTAGAGCTATTCGTCGCGGTGTAAAAGTGACCATTGTTGTCGGTGATAAAACAGCGAATGACTTTTTCATTCCGCCCAATGAACCTTTCAAAACAATTGCAGGCTTACCTTACTTATACGAAGTGAACCTACGCAATTTTGCCAAACAAAATGAAGCAGCCATTGCACAGCGCCAACTTTCAATCCATCTATGGAAGCACAATGACAATAGCTTCCACCTTAAAGGTATTTGGGTCGATAAAAAGTACATGCTGATTACAGGTAACAACCTGAACCCTCGCGCTTGGAAGCTAGATCTTGAGAATGCCATTTTAGTACACGATAAACATCAACTTCTTGCTGAACAAAAACAGCAAGAGCTAGATCAGATCCTGACTCATACTTTACGCATTGATAGCTACAAATACATCGAGAAAATCGAGTCATACCCAGCGCCAGTTCGAAAGCTGATTAAACGAATCAAAACGATTAAAGCAGATCATATCCTTAATCAGATCCTATAATCGAAACTGCTAATTAACACGCAATTCAAAGGCCAGTGATATCACTGGCCTTTTTCTTTCCTGACTTTCGCTAACACCACCGACACAAGTGAAATGGAGGGGTATTGCGAGTCAAATTTATAGGAAGTAAAAGAGCAGCAAGAATTCTAGATGGGAAAATAGATCTTCTAAATTAAAAGCAGCCATACCGAACATCAGTGCGACCTCGACGTGTCAGGCCGCTAAGCTCGCCAATAAAAAGGCTAGCCCACTAAACTACCACACGAAACAAAGTCAACCGATGTCACCGATGTCACCGATGTCACCGATGTCACCGATGATATTGCGCAGGGAAAACGTTGAGAGTAAAGCCCGCGATTGCTGGAATATCGCAAGAGCTAACCTAGCTATTATTAAGAGGGTTCTGCGTTTTTAACAAGCAATAGACGTAAAAAAGCCCAAGTCGTAAGACTTGGGCTTAGTATCAGTGGCGGAGCGGACGGCAGTTGCCATACCTAACCTCACGTGTCAGGCCGCTTATCTCGCCAATCAAAAGGCTAACCCACTGAACTATCGCTCAGAGAGACCCTTTCATAACTTTCAGACGTAAAAAAGCCCAAGTCGTGAGACTTGGGCTTAGTATAAGTGGCGGAGCGGACGGGACTCGAACCCGCGACCCCCGGCGTGACAGGCCGGTATTCTAACCAACTGAACTACCGCTCCACACGGTGATAAACAGTTGCCTGTCTATCCGATAAATGTCGTTCAATACACTTATCTAAATTTGAAGCCTGGCGATGACCTACTCTCACATGGGGAGACCCCACACTACCATCGGCGCTATTACGTTTCACTACTGAGTTCGGCATGGGATCAGGTGGGTCCATAATGCTATGGTCGCCAAGCAAATTTGGTTTATCTTACGCCATCGGCGGAAGATACAATCTGGGAAAATCTAACTAGTTACAATATCGTTCTTAACACGCATTCAAGCGTTATGGAGTCCGTAAAACCCCTTGGGTGTTGTATGGTTAAGCCTCACGGGCAATTAGTACAGGTTAGCTCAATGCCTCGCAGCACTTACACACCCTGCCTATCAACGTCGTAGTCTTCGACAACCCTTTAGAGACCTTAAAGGTCTAGAGATGACTCATCTTGAGGCTCGCTTCGCGCTTAGATGCTTTCAGCGCTTATCGATTCCGAACGTAGCTACCGGGCAATGCTATTGGCATAACAACCCGAACACCAGCGGTTCGTCCACTCCGGTCCTCTCGTACTAGGAGCAGCCCCTCTCAATCATCTAACGCCCACGGCAGATAGGGACCGAACTGTCTCACGACGTTCTAAACCCAGCTCGCGTACCACTTTAAATGGCGAACAGCCATACCCTTGGGACCGACTTCAGCCCCAGGATGTGATGAGCCGACATCGAGGTGCCAAACACCGCCGTCGATATGAACTCTTGGGCGGTATCAGCCTGTTATCCCCGGAGTACCTTTTATCCGTTGAGCGATGGCCCTTCCATTCAGAACCACCGGATCACTATGACCTGCTTTCGCACCTGCTCGAATTGTCATTCTCGCAGTCAAGCGGGCTTATGCCATTGCACTAACCTCACGATGTCCGACCGTGATTAGCCCACCTTCGTGCTCCTCCGTTACTCTTTGGGAGGAGACCGCCCCAGTCAAACTACCCACCAGGCACTGTCCGCACCCCCGATTAGGGGGCGACGTTAGAACATCAAGCATACAAGGGTGGTATTTCAAGATTGCCTCCACATCATCTAGCGACAATGCTTCAAAGGCTCCCACCTATCCTACACATGTAGGGTCAATGTTCAGTGCCAAGCTGTAGTAAAGGTTCACGGGGTCTTTCCGTCTAGCCGCGGGTACACAGCATCTTCACTGCGATTTCAATTTCACTGAGTCTCGGGTGGAGACAGCGTGGCCATCATTACGCCATTCGTGCAGGTCGGAACTTACCCGACAAGGAATTTCGCTACCTTAGGACCGTTATAGTTACGGCCGCCGTTTACCGGGGCTTCGATCAAGAGCTTCGACCGAAGTCTAACCCCATCAATTAACCTTCCGGCACCGGGCAGGCGTCACACCGTATACGTCATCTTTCGATTTTGCACAGTGCTGTGTTTTTAATAAACAGTTGCAGCCACCTGGTATCTGCGACTCCCAGCAGCTTAGAGAGCAAGTCTCATCACCGCGAGGAGCGTACCTTCTCCCGAAGTTACGGTACCATTTTGCCTAGTTCCTTCACCCGAGTTCTCTCAAGCGCCTTGGTATTCTCTACCTGATCACCTGTGTCGGTTTGGGGTACGATTGCTTATAACCTATCGCTTAGAGGCTTTTCCCGGAAGCATGGCATCAATGACTTCATCACCGTAGTGACTCGACATCGGGTCTCAGCCTTAAGATAGTCCGGATTTGCCTAAACTATCAGCCTACACCCTTGAACTTGGACGACCGTCGCCAAGCCCACCTAGCCTTCTCCGTCCCCCCATCGCAGTTATAAGCAGTACGGGAATATTAACCCGTTTCCCATCGACTACGCCTTTCGGCCTCGCCTTAGGGGTCGACTTACCCTGCCCCGATTAACGTTGGACAGGAACCCTTGATCTTCCGGCGAGGGAGTTTTTCACTCCCTTTATCGTTACTCATGTCAGCATTCGCACTTCTGATACCTCCAGCAGCCCTTACAGACCACCTTCAACGGCTTACAGAACGCTCCCCTACCCAATATGAACAAGTCATATTGCCGCAGCTTCGGTGTATAGCTTAGCCCCGTTAAATCTTCCGCGCAGGCCGACTCGACCAGTGAGCTATTACGCTTTCTTTAAATGATGGCTGCTTCTAAGCCAACATCCTGGCTGTCTGAGCCTTCCCACATCGTTTCCCACTTAGCTATAACTTTGGGACCTTAGCTGGCGGTCTGGGTTGTTTCCCTCTCCACGACGGACGTTAGCACCCGCCGTGTGTCTCCCGGATAGTACTTACTGGTATTCGGAGTTTGCAAAGGGTTGGTAAGTCGGGATGACCCCCTAGCCTTAACAGTGCTCTACCCCCAGTAGTATTCGTCCGAGGCGCTACCTAAATAGCTTTCGGGGAGAACCAGCTATCTCCAGGTTTGATTGGCCTTTCACCCCTAGCCACAAGTCATCCGCTAATTTTTCAACATTAGTCGGTTCGGTCCTCCAGTAAGTGTTACCTCACCTTCAACCTGCCCATGGCTAGATCACCTGGTTTCGGGTCTAATCCTAGCAACTATGACGCCCAGTTAAGACTCGGTTTCCCTACGGCTCCCCTAAACGGTTAACCTTGCTACTAAAATTAAGTCGCTGACCCATTATACAAAAGGTACGCAGTCACCCAACAAGTGGGCTCCTACTGCTTGTACGTACACGGTTTCAGGTTCTATTTCACTCCCCTCACAGGGGTTCTTTTCGCCTTTCCCTCACGGTACTGGTTCACTATCGGTCAGTCAGGAGTATTTAGCCTTGGAGGATGGTCCCCCCATGTTCAAACAGGATATCACGTGTCCCGTCCTACTCGTTTTCACTAATAATGCGTTGTCGGTTACGGGGCTATCACCCTGTATCGCTGTGCTTTCCAGCACATTCACCTAACGCAAGACTGGCTTAAGGGCTAATCCGATTTCGCTCGCCGCTACTCTCGGAATCTCGGTTGATTTCTCTTCCTTCGGGTACTTAGATGTTTCAGTTCCCCGAGTTCGCCTCGTTACGCTATGTATTCACGTAACGATACGTGCTTATGCACGTGGGTTTCCCCATTCGGAAATCCCAGTCTCAAGTGATTTTTACTATCTAAACTGGGCTTATCGCAAGTTAATACGTCCTTCATCGCCTCTGACTGCCAAGGCATCCACCGTGTACGCTTAGTCACTTAACCATACAACCCCAAGAGGTCTGTATGTTCAAACAACCAAGGTTTTATCGTCACTCATTTCCGATCAAGAAAAATGAGGACATTGGTTTTTCGCCGGACTCTACACAAGACACTTGAATGTGTGTTGTTTTGAGAACTCGTTTTTATCATTAAAGATAAAAACTATTGTAATTGAATCTATTGATTCAATTTACTAGTCAGCTTTCCAGATTGTTAAAGAGCATTGTGTTTCTAACTAAAGAACCACTTTCTAATGATTTTCGGCGGCAAAAAAGCTGACTCAACAAAGATAACCTTCATTGAATCTGCATTTACGCAGAAAACAGTTAGAGAGTGGTGGGCGATACCGGGCTCGAACCAGTGACCCCCTCCTTGTAAGGGAGGTGCTCTCCCAACTGAGCTAATCGCCCACGATAGTTTTAATTCCTTCGTGAGAAAGAATGGTGGGTCGTGCAGGATTCGAACCTGCGACCAATTGATTAAAAGTCAACTGCTCTACCAACTGAGCTAACGACCCATACTTCTAAAAGAAGTGGCGTCCCGTAGGGGAGTCGAACCCCTGTTACCGCCGTGAAAGGGCGGTGTCCTAGGCCTCTAGACGAACGGGACTAAGTATTTCTGCCATGTTGTTGGGCAACATGGTGCTCTCTTACATTTTAACCAAGCAATCTGTGTGGACACTGCATCAAACAAGCAGTCTATCGTTTAAGGAGGTGATCCAGCCCCAGGTTCCCCTAGGGCTACCTTGTTACGACTTCACCCCAGTCATGAACCACACCGTGGTAAACGCCCTCCCGAAGGTTAAGCTATCTACTTCTGGTGCAGCCCACTCCCATGGTGTGACGGGCGGTGTGTACAAGGCCCGGGAACGTATTCACCGTGGCATTCTGATCCACGATTACTAGCGATTCCGACTTCATGGAGTCGAGTTGCAGACTCCAATCCGGACTACGACGTACTTTCTGGGATTCGCTCACCATCGCTGGTTGGCAGCCCTCTGTATACGCCATTGTAGCACGTGTGTAGCCCTACTCGTAAGGGCCATGATGACTTGACGTCGTCCCCACCTTCCTCCGGTTTATCACCGGCAGTCTCCCTGGAGTTCCCACCATTACGTGCTGGCAAACAAGGATAAGGGTTGCGCTCGTTGCGGGACTTAACCCAACATTTCACAACACGAGCTGACGACAGCCATGCAGCACCTGTCTCAGAGTTCCCGAAGGCACTAAGCTATCTCTAGCGAATTCTCTGGATGTCAAGAGTAGGTAAGGTTCTTCGCGTTGCATCGAATTAAACCACATGCTCCACCGCTTGTGCGGGCCCCCGTCAATTCATTTGAGTTTTAATCTTGCGACCGTACTCCCCAGGCGGTCTACTTAACGCGTTAGCTCCGAAAGCCAGGACTCAAGGTCCCAACCTCCAAGTAGACATCGTTTACGGCGTGGACTACCAGGGTATCTAATCCTGTTTGCTCCCCACGCTTTCGCATCTGAGCGTCAGTCTTTGTCCAGGGGGCCGCCTTCGCCACCGGTATTCCTTCAGATCTCTACGCATTTCACCGCTACACCTGAAATTCTACCCCCCTCTACAAGACTCTAGTCTGCCAGTTCAAAATGCTGTTCCGAGGTTGAGCCCCGGGCTTTCACATCTTGCTTAACAGACCGCCTGCATGCGCTTTACGCCCAGTAATTCCGATTAACGCTCGCACCCTCCGTATTACCGCGGCTGCTGGCACGGAGTTAGCCGGTGCTTCTTCTGTTGCTAACGTCAAACGGCAACGCTATTAACGTTACCGCCTTCCTCACAACTGAAAGTACTTTACAACCCGAAGGCCTTCTTCATACACGCGGCATGGCTGCATCAGGGTTTCCCCCATTGTGCAATATTCCCCACTGCTGCCTCCCGTAGGAGTCTGGACCGTGTCTCA containing:
- the murB gene encoding UDP-N-acetylmuramate dehydrogenase, whose product is MNILPERSLAPFHTFHLDVNADVIIEANSPTDILSIWQSEEYQNQPKLLLGQGSNMLFTVPFQGVVVLNRIKGITTTESKQGFHLHVGAGEDWHQLVEWTVDNNMPGLENLALIPGCVGSSPIQNIGAYGVELKDVCEYVDVLDLVTGEQQRLSNSQCLFGYRDSIFKHAHKENKAIIAVGLLLERQWQPKLSYGPLSELESDFVTARDIFERVCSIRQEKLPDPNVIGNAGSFFKNPVIAVAQRDKILVSYSNLPSYGVSDTECKLAAGWLIEQCGLKGHQIGGAKVHQQQALVLINTGTATSKDVTQLAAYVVEQVKQKFGILLEHEVRFMSATAETHLAEVIR
- the tuf gene encoding elongation factor Tu, translating into MSKEKFERVKPHVNVGTIGHVDHGKTTLTAAICTTLAKVYGGVAKDFASIDNAPEERERGITISTSHVEYDTPSRHYAHVDCPGHADYVKNMITGAAQMDGGILVVAATDGPMPQTREHILLGRQVGIPYIIVFMNKCDMVDDEELLELVEMEVRELLSEYEFPGDDCPVIMGSALGALNGEQQWEDKIVELAEALDSYIPEPERAIDLPFILPIEDVFSIQGRGTVVTGRVEQGIITVGDEVAIIGIRETTVSTCTGVEMFRKLLDEGRAGENVGVLLRGTKRDEVERGQVLAKPGSITPHTTFTSEIYVLSKDEGGRHTPFFKGYRPQFYFRTTDVTGTIELPEGVEMVMPGDNISMTVTLIAPIAMDEGLRFAIREGGRTVGAGVVATIVE
- a CDS encoding GNAT family N-acetyltransferase, with product MSKLSFHILQPIRFPLINRLYKSYYPAGKAKRDETIWIGEDESNIVCCVRFKAIEGIQLLTGMLVKPDFRGQRISEQLLVATIEQIEEQPCYCFAFSHLVTLYQKANFVVINDNELPHFLASRFKRYSDSGKSLVPMIYQKPALSQN
- a CDS encoding type III pantothenate kinase, with protein sequence MQLLIEAGNTYVKVAQLFQTGELELLGRYPSKKLEMVLEPLLENGIHRIVFASVGPVEVDNSIQRIAQLANIPVLQVKTLRKDFGVKNAYAEYQYLGVDRWLTLVAIRQEFKKPTVIVDIGTALTFDVMSDDGKHLGGWIAPGYQLMMKSVLENTTKVFSDREHSETLTFSDNTADGLKNGCRAALLGLIEYGLKQAKDRLGAEPEVILCGGGVRHLPVSWAKHYRHKSELVLEGLALYAKCR
- the pssA gene encoding CDP-diacylglycerol--serine O-phosphatidyltransferase, whose product is MDSATVNRQLIEQLPRIAHKPEDLETLLDAGSFRERLLSEIAQAKHRIYLVALYLQDDEAGRSVLQALYDAKQANPELDIKVLVDWHRAQRGLIGAEKSDGNAALYREFAEKHQFQIEVLGVPVRNREVFGVLHLKGFVIDNSVIYSGASLNDIYLAQHNRYRYDRYHVIRNQHLANSMANFISNVLVDSDAVNCLNQKNRPETKNLKGAIRKLRGSLQRASYEFDAETIDDNQVGLTPLVGLGKRKNKLNRHICTLIASAQTELTICTPYFNFPRSISSEVRRAIRRGVKVTIVVGDKTANDFFIPPNEPFKTIAGLPYLYEVNLRNFAKQNEAAIAQRQLSIHLWKHNDNSFHLKGIWVDKKYMLITGNNLNPRAWKLDLENAILVHDKHQLLAEQKQQELDQILTHTLRIDSYKYIEKIESYPAPVRKLIKRIKTIKADHILNQIL
- the birA gene encoding bifunctional biotin--[acetyl-CoA-carboxylase] ligase/biotin operon repressor BirA, whose translation is MKEHATRLALIRALSDGSFHSGETLGQAIGISRAAISKHIKTLQSWGLDIFRVQGKGYCLAKELELLDCDKILAQVKCSHLSLLPVIDSTNQYLLDRVGQLPSGSVCLAEYQQAGRGRRGRQWLSPFGSNLYLSMYWRLDAGMAAAMGLSLVVGIAIADTLTSLGAQSIKLKWPNDLYFQDKKLAGILTEMTGQAGDAAHIVIGMGLNIAMPDREGEHIDQLWTNLADACESLPSRNLLAANLIAQLQQTLLEYEQVGLAGFVERWNEYDNFLNRPVKLLIGERVVEGIARGIDKQGGLLLETEQGVTPYIGGEISLRGC